One window from the genome of Pyrobaculum ferrireducens encodes:
- a CDS encoding enolase C-terminal domain-like protein: protein MGEISEIEPVVLYEQDIDARWASFSILVRVVTKNGAVAYGEAVPTLRVLPVYSAVKQVARLFVGRDYHDVLPAHREWYRQDFFASRSFESATALSAIDMALWDLKAREFGAPLHDLLGGALRRRVRVYANGWYGGCRDPECFAEKARRVVAMGYDALKFDPFTDSFISITPQALKKAEAIVAAVRDAVGDEVDILIEHHGRFDANAAVDIAKRLEKYSPYFMEEPVHHEDIEGYRKYRSLTRLRVAMGERLIGVKEALQYLREGLVDVIQPDACNIGGVTGSLKVSTLAEAFSVEVSYHNAYGPVQFAVEVQLSAVTPTLYRLESFYDFWPQWKRDLIGDPFHVSEGAVEVPRGPGIGVTVNEKVLERYKAEPREVEPTEEPVWVVRGTW, encoded by the coding sequence ATGGGGGAGATTTCTGAAATCGAGCCGGTTGTCCTCTACGAACAAGATATAGACGCCAGGTGGGCCTCCTTCTCAATCCTAGTAAGAGTTGTGACGAAAAACGGGGCCGTGGCGTACGGAGAGGCGGTTCCCACGCTTAGAGTGCTCCCAGTCTACTCCGCTGTTAAACAAGTCGCCAGATTATTCGTAGGGAGGGACTACCACGACGTACTCCCGGCGCATAGGGAGTGGTATAGGCAGGATTTCTTCGCCTCTAGGTCGTTTGAGAGCGCCACGGCGCTGAGCGCAATTGACATGGCTCTATGGGATTTGAAGGCAAGGGAGTTCGGAGCCCCCCTACACGACCTGCTCGGCGGCGCCTTGAGGAGGCGGGTGAGGGTGTACGCCAACGGCTGGTACGGCGGATGCAGAGACCCGGAGTGCTTCGCCGAGAAGGCCCGGAGGGTAGTCGCCATGGGATACGACGCTCTGAAATTCGACCCCTTTACAGACAGCTTCATCTCTATAACTCCGCAGGCTTTGAAGAAGGCAGAGGCCATAGTGGCCGCCGTGAGGGATGCCGTGGGGGACGAGGTAGATATCTTAATTGAGCACCACGGCCGATTTGACGCCAACGCCGCGGTGGACATCGCCAAGAGGTTGGAGAAATACTCGCCGTATTTCATGGAGGAGCCTGTGCACCACGAAGATATCGAGGGCTATAGGAAGTACAGGAGCCTCACCAGGTTGAGAGTGGCCATGGGGGAGCGGCTCATCGGGGTGAAGGAGGCGTTGCAGTACCTCAGAGAGGGGCTTGTAGACGTAATTCAGCCAGATGCCTGCAACATCGGCGGAGTCACCGGGAGCCTCAAGGTGTCTACCCTGGCGGAGGCCTTCAGCGTGGAGGTGTCTTACCACAACGCCTACGGCCCCGTGCAGTTCGCAGTTGAGGTGCAGCTCTCCGCCGTGACGCCTACTCTCTACAGACTGGAGTCTTTCTACGACTTCTGGCCCCAGTGGAAGAGGGACTTGATCGGAGATCCCTTCCACGTGAGTGAGGGGGCGGTGGAGGTGCCGAGAGGCCCCGGCATCGGGGTGACGGTCAACGAGAAGGTGCTGGAGCGGTA
- a CDS encoding bifunctional 2-dehydro-3-deoxy-phosphogluconate/2-dehydro-3-deoxy-6-phosphogalactonate aldolase — protein MEIVVPVVTPYRGGRVDVDAYSQFIKHLLGRGVTAVYVAGTTGLGPALRHEERVALLEAAASTTKNVIFNVSSLQYEDVVGAVREANRLDIIAVASTAPFYFPSVTPRQVVKYFRDICQKSSHPLYLYNIPSAVGRDVDVKTAGEVGCIAGVKDSVEEIAHTVRYKKALPNARVYNGSNSLILASFVYGLDGVVVSAGNYLPEVVASIREAVKAGELEKAARLQWALDELQMLARDFGGLPAIYEFIREFQGFDLGGPKPPIYPLDEEERAALIQRLRALRERLKL, from the coding sequence ATGGAGATCGTCGTTCCGGTGGTCACCCCTTATAGAGGCGGGCGGGTGGACGTAGACGCCTACTCCCAGTTTATTAAACACCTCCTGGGTAGAGGCGTCACTGCTGTCTACGTCGCGGGGACAACGGGTCTGGGGCCGGCCTTGAGGCACGAGGAGAGGGTGGCGTTGCTGGAGGCCGCCGCCTCTACGACGAAGAACGTGATTTTCAACGTCTCCTCTCTCCAGTATGAGGATGTAGTAGGCGCCGTTCGGGAGGCGAATAGGCTCGACATAATCGCCGTGGCCTCCACGGCCCCCTTCTACTTCCCCAGCGTCACGCCGAGGCAGGTTGTGAAATACTTCAGAGATATTTGCCAAAAGTCGTCGCACCCACTTTACCTCTACAACATCCCCTCCGCCGTGGGCAGAGACGTAGATGTGAAGACCGCGGGCGAGGTTGGGTGCATCGCCGGGGTGAAAGACTCCGTGGAGGAGATTGCCCACACCGTGAGGTACAAAAAGGCGTTGCCAAACGCCAGGGTTTACAACGGCTCAAATTCTCTAATACTCGCCTCGTTTGTCTACGGCCTAGACGGCGTGGTGGTGTCGGCGGGTAACTACCTTCCGGAGGTAGTGGCCTCTATAAGAGAGGCTGTGAAGGCTGGGGAGTTGGAAAAGGCGGCTAGGCTCCAGTGGGCTTTAGACGAGTTGCAGATGTTGGCTAGGGACTTCGGCGGCTTGCCGGCTATTTACGAATTCATCCGCGAATTCCAGGGCTTCGACCTGGGGGGTCCTAAGCCGCCGATTTACCCCCTAGATGAGGAGGAGAGGGCGGCGCTTATCCAGAGGCTCAGGGCTCTCCGGGAGCGGCTGAAGCTGTGA
- the kdgK gene encoding bifunctional 2-dehydro-3-deoxygluconokinase/2-dehydro-3-deoxygalactonokinase, producing MTWIAALGEPLIELNALTRGPLRYVQFFEKHVAGSEANFCIAAVMFGARCSLVARVGDDEFGRNVVEYLRGRGVDVSHIKFDNAPTGVFFVQRHYPVPGRSVMFYYRRGSAGSRLSPVDVDEALIKAVDAVHSTGITLAISDSAREAVHKAFEIAKRTTFDTNIRPALWRNLEEARVAVLDVLRRGVEVLITDPDDTEVVLGVREPEEAYRRYRELGVEVLLYKMGARGAYVFRGDEKYFKPAYSVPVEDPTGAGDAMAGVFTAMYLSGAELEKALAYAVASSALVVTVRGDNEAVPDVKDAEALLRAL from the coding sequence GTGACCTGGATAGCTGCGCTGGGGGAGCCTCTTATAGAGCTAAACGCGTTGACTAGGGGGCCTCTTCGATATGTGCAGTTTTTTGAGAAGCACGTGGCGGGGTCTGAGGCCAATTTCTGCATAGCCGCAGTGATGTTCGGCGCCAGGTGTAGCCTAGTGGCCCGCGTCGGCGACGACGAGTTTGGGCGCAACGTAGTTGAGTACTTGAGAGGCCGAGGCGTCGACGTTTCACACATCAAGTTCGATAATGCCCCTACCGGCGTGTTTTTCGTCCAGAGGCACTACCCCGTGCCGGGTAGGTCTGTCATGTTTTACTACAGAAGGGGTAGCGCCGGCAGTAGACTCTCGCCTGTGGATGTAGACGAGGCTCTTATCAAGGCGGTGGACGCGGTGCACTCCACGGGGATTACTCTAGCCATTAGCGATTCGGCGCGGGAGGCTGTCCACAAAGCCTTCGAAATAGCCAAGAGGACTACGTTCGACACAAATATAAGGCCGGCGCTGTGGCGGAATTTAGAAGAGGCAAGAGTCGCTGTGCTTGACGTGCTGAGGCGTGGAGTAGAGGTTTTGATTACCGACCCAGACGACACGGAGGTGGTGCTGGGCGTTAGGGAGCCGGAGGAGGCCTACAGGAGGTACAGAGAGTTGGGGGTTGAGGTTCTTCTATACAAGATGGGCGCCAGGGGGGCGTACGTCTTCCGCGGAGATGAGAAGTACTTCAAACCGGCGTATTCCGTACCCGTGGAGGATCCTACGGGCGCGGGCGACGCCATGGCCGGTGTGTTCACCGCGATGTATCTCTCTGGAGCTGAGCTGGAGAAGGCGCTGGCGTACGCAGTGGCCTCCTCCGCCCTTGTGGTTACTGTGAGGGGGGACAACGAGGCCGTTCCAGACGTGAAGGACGCGGAGGCTCTGCTCAGGGCGCTATGA